The window ATGCTGCAGCAGCTCGCGGGAAATGTTAAGCGACAGGTCCTCCGAATCTACCATCCCTTTAACGAAGCTGAAGTAGTCCGGCAGCAGGTCGCCGCATTTGTTCATGATCAGCACACCGTTGGAGTACAGCTCCAGGCCTTTTTCATACTCTTTGGTGTAATAATCAAACGGAGTATTCTCTGGAATGAACAGGATCGCATTATATACTACAGCACCATCGGCACTGATATGGATATGCTTAAGCGGCTTGTCGAAGCCGTAACGTTTCTCCGAGTAGAAGTTATTGTAATCCTCTTCGGTCAGCTCGTTCTTATTCTTGCGCCAGATCGGCACCATGCTGTTGACGGTTTGTTCTTCTTTGGTTTCCTCGAACTCCCCTTCGCTGCCTTCCTTCGGCTTACTTCCGGTAATATCCATCTTGATCGGGAAACGGATGAAGTCGGAATATTTCTTAATGATTGATTTCAGGCGGTATTCTTCCAGAAACTCGTCATAATTGTCTTCTTCAGTGCTTTCTTTAATCTTCAAAATAATGTCGGTACCGACACTATCCTTCTCAGCAGGCTCAATCGTATAACCGTCCGCGCCCTGGGATTCCCATTTGTAAGCCTGGTCACTGCCCAGTGCCTTACTGATCACGGTGACATCCTCAGCAACCATAAAGGCGGAGTAGAAGCCCACCCCGAACTGTCCGATGATGTTGTGGCCATCCTTGGCTTCATTATCCTTCTTGAACGCAAAAGAGCCGCTGTTCGCAATAATACCCAGGTTGTTCTCCAGCTCTTCCTGCGTCATCCCGATCCCTGTATCGGAAATCGTCAATGTCCGGCTAGCTTTATCAGCAGTTACTTTAATGTAATAATCCTCTTTATTGAACACCAGACCCTCATCGGCCAGTGCTTTATAATAGATTTTGTCGATGGCATCGCTTGCATTCGAGATCAGCTCCCGCAGGAAAATCTCCCGCTGTGTATAGATGGAGTTAATCATCATCTCCAGCAGTCTTTTGGATTCGGCTTTGAACTCTTTTTTAGACATGAATATAGTAATCTCCTTTCAAAAATATCCTTCGGATTACTTCCGGATGATTAGCACTCCACAATGATGAGTGCTAACACTTCCTTTTATATACCATATTCACGTTTTTGATGTCAATATCTTGCTGCATAGAGATTCACATTTGCCGGGTGATCAGTAACGTATATGGAATCCTTCCAGGAGAGTTTTCCACAAATAATCATTATCGTGAAACTCATCAGGCACCAAGGGGATTTGCAGGGCACATACATTATGAAATGGCCACGGGGTTTCCACAATTCCGCTTACCGGCGCATGATTAATCACGAGTACATTGAATTCACCGGCCACCAGATTGTTTAGCACGTCCAGCAGCTCCGCCGTTTCATGTATGGTCCCTTCAGTGCGGATAAACAGAATCCGGTTGGAGTTTCTGAGCGTTTCCAGAAACCGCGGGACACGCCGGGTGATTTTCTCCCTAAGCTCCGGGTAGCTCAGCAGCTGGGTTGGAGTATTCTCATGAAGCGGAAAGTCGTGGTGGGAGAAGATATGGTAGGCTGCATCCCTCACAATATAGCAGCCTGCATGTTCATTAATGCCGGTAATCGCCAGATTAGGGAATTCCATAAAATTCATAAACCGA of the Paenibacillus pedocola genome contains:
- a CDS encoding DUF1796 family putative cysteine peptidase produces the protein MDFNGIKGTYDVIFSLGQNCLAADQLSRHMLRKIGGVLDWVESPALPGVSQLLRNRFMNFMEFPNLAITGINEHAGCYIVRDAAYHIFSHHDFPLHENTPTQLLSYPELREKITRRVPRFLETLRNSNRILFIRTEGTIHETAELLDVLNNLVAGEFNVLVINHAPVSGIVETPWPFHNVCALQIPLVPDEFHDNDYLWKTLLEGFHIRY
- the htpG gene encoding molecular chaperone HtpG, giving the protein MSKKEFKAESKRLLEMMINSIYTQREIFLRELISNASDAIDKIYYKALADEGLVFNKEDYYIKVTADKASRTLTISDTGIGMTQEELENNLGIIANSGSFAFKKDNEAKDGHNIIGQFGVGFYSAFMVAEDVTVISKALGSDQAYKWESQGADGYTIEPAEKDSVGTDIILKIKESTEEDNYDEFLEEYRLKSIIKKYSDFIRFPIKMDITGSKPKEGSEGEFEETKEEQTVNSMVPIWRKNKNELTEEDYNNFYSEKRYGFDKPLKHIHISADGAVVYNAILFIPENTPFDYYTKEYEKGLELYSNGVLIMNKCGDLLPDYFSFVKGMVDSEDLSLNISRELLQHDRQLTLIAKNIKSKIKSQLLSLLKDEREKYETFYKSFGRQLKFGVYNDYGMEKETLQDLLMFYSSKEKKQVTLAEYIERMPEDQKYIYYASGESVERIEKLPQTEMVSDKGYEILYFTDDIDEFAIKMIMSYKEKEFKNVSSGDLGIEDAADKPSEEEENENKGLFEAMQGILSGKVKAVKASKRLKSHPVCLSTEGELTIEMEKILKAMPNGQEVQADKVLEINVNHDVFKSLKAAAEGDKEKLSLYTNLLYNQALLIEGLQINDPVEFTNDICKIMV